A window of the Buchnera aphidicola (Tetraneura ulmi) genome harbors these coding sequences:
- the leuA gene encoding 2-isopropylmalate synthase — translation MKEKIIIFDTTLRDGEQSLKSSLTVQEKIKIAFSLEQMGIDVIEVGFPISSPGDFKSTEVIAANIKNSTICSLARCVEKDIEAAALAMSKSSNFRIHLFLGTSSLHIKSKLKRSFSEIIDLAVFSIKKAKKYTDNIEFSCEDAGRTEIDNLCKIVELAIKAGANTINIPDTVGYTIPNEFSKIITSLYNRVPNIESAIISVHCHNDLGMAVGNSISAIQSGARQIEGTINGLGERAGNTALEEIIMAIKIRSDILNVFTNINCEEIYKTSKIVSNICKVPIPFNKSIVGSNVYSHSSGVHQDGVLKNRNNYEIISPETVGMKPVQLNLTSRSGRAAVKHRMEKLGYLEKEYDLNKLYANFLILADKKGRIFDHDLEALVFMDIKKIKYTYFQLDSFDVTSGSDGVSVASVTLFCGKEKKTSITKTRNGIIAAVYKTINRIVGYPIFLKKCSLISNGINNDSIFKLDIIVRYCNRDFFGTGSSFDFLNSVIKAMIYVLNDIFRFKEMSFRKEEIKKEK, via the coding sequence ATGAAAGAAAAAATTATAATTTTTGATACAACATTAAGAGATGGAGAACAGTCATTAAAATCTAGTTTAACAGTTCAAGAAAAAATAAAAATAGCTTTTTCTTTAGAACAGATGGGTATAGATGTTATTGAAGTTGGTTTTCCTATTTCTTCTCCTGGAGATTTTAAATCTACAGAGGTTATTGCAGCTAACATTAAAAATTCTACAATATGTAGTTTGGCTCGTTGTGTTGAAAAAGACATTGAAGCAGCTGCTTTAGCTATGTCTAAGTCTAGTAATTTTAGAATACATTTGTTTTTGGGAACTTCATCTTTACACATCAAATCAAAGTTAAAAAGAAGTTTTTCAGAAATTATTGATTTAGCTGTTTTTTCTATTAAGAAGGCTAAAAAATATACTGATAATATTGAATTTTCTTGTGAAGATGCAGGAAGAACTGAAATCGATAATTTATGTAAAATAGTAGAATTAGCAATAAAAGCCGGAGCAAATACAATAAATATTCCTGATACAGTAGGATATACCATTCCTAATGAATTTTCAAAAATTATTACTTCTTTATATAACCGTGTTCCAAATATTGAATCAGCTATTATTTCAGTGCATTGTCATAATGATTTAGGAATGGCTGTTGGAAATTCTATTTCTGCTATACAGTCAGGTGCAAGACAAATTGAAGGAACTATCAATGGTTTAGGTGAAAGAGCTGGAAATACTGCTTTAGAAGAAATCATTATGGCAATAAAAATAAGAAGCGATATATTAAATGTATTTACTAATATTAATTGTGAAGAAATTTATAAAACTAGTAAGATAGTTAGTAATATTTGTAAAGTTCCAATTCCTTTTAATAAATCCATTGTTGGAAGTAATGTTTATTCTCATTCTTCGGGAGTTCATCAAGATGGAGTATTAAAAAATAGAAATAATTATGAAATAATTTCTCCAGAAACAGTAGGTATGAAACCGGTTCAATTAAATTTAACTTCTCGTTCTGGAAGGGCTGCAGTTAAACATAGAATGGAAAAATTAGGATATTTAGAAAAAGAATATGATTTAAATAAATTATATGCAAATTTTTTAATTTTAGCAGATAAAAAAGGAAGAATATTTGATCATGATTTGGAAGCATTGGTATTTATGGATATTAAAAAAATAAAATATACATACTTTCAATTGGATTCTTTTGATGTCACATCAGGATCAGATGGGGTTTCAGTTGCATCAGTAACTTTGTTTTGTGGTAAAGAGAAAAAAACTTCAATTACTAAAACAAGAAACGGAATAATTGCAGCTGTTTATAAAACAATAAATAGAATAGTTGGTTATCCAATTTTTTTAAAAAAATGTAGTTTAATTTCTAATGGAATTAATAACGATTCTATATTTAAATTAGATATTATAGTTCGATATTGTAATCGAGATTTTTTTGGTACGGGTTCTTCGTTTGATTTTTTAAATTCTGTAATAAAAGCTATGATTTATGTATTAAATGATATTTTTAGATTTAAAGAAATGTCTTTTAGAAAAGAAGAAATAAAAAAAGAAAAATAA